A segment of the Salminus brasiliensis chromosome 1, fSalBra1.hap2, whole genome shotgun sequence genome:
GCAAGAAATGACTGTAGAGTTACCAATGAAACCCTACATGAGTAGAACAGCCATCATTAAAATCCAAAAACCCATTTAAAAGTGCTCTTGTTTACTTAACAGCGTTCAGATTGTTTGAGACGGCTGCAGTGTAAAACGTTACTGAAACGTATGACGAGTAAAGTGTCACAACAGCTCGTTAATAAACCCCTTTATATACTGAACGTAGAGATAGGTTACagtgaaaacaaacacatatacacacatccatacatatatacagtcagatgAGATTGTTCAGCCCCCTGCATTAGCCAACGTTCCCACCAAAAACAGTCATGACAAAGAGATCTGCTTCTTTTCAGATCGCCATGCTTTCAAAGCAGACCCTTCTTCATTCAGAGGCACAGACAGCTATATGAAAGAACCTACAAAAAGTGTCTATGGCAATGTTAGACTGTATGGTCTCTAACTAGCATGCACATCACAGTGGGTTTGTTGCCATATCACGTCAAATTTGGTAATATATTGTACCTAACTCTAGTATAAACATTGAACTCTTCCTTAACAGGTCACAAATTTGGGGTCGCCACCTGATATCCTATCCCTCAGTTGACTTAAGTCCCTGTCAAAGAAATAGTTtggccaaaaaaataaaaaataaataaaagaaaagaatcaaacgaacatgattgatcactgaacCTAGATGCAGTCGAGGAGCCAAAACACGTTtggtatctgaagtttgcttctttagctcTGAGCGGCGGACGCTAGGCCAATACTGCTAACAAAACACTGGACTCAGACGGTCACCAGTCTCAGTAGAAAACTCTACTGCAAAAATGCTACATACAGTGGAAAACAAAATGACATAGCACAGCAAGTGAAATAGCTGCCAAGCTAATTCAGCTATACGGAAAAGCTTGCGTTTTTATAGTCTACGAAAATCCGTATACTAAAATACATGGACACGTCTGTTCCAAACAAATTCATTTCTGGACATTTTGggtgtgtatttacagagaaGAAATTGACAACAGTCttttttagcaacattagcctagtagCTCCCAAAACTAAAGAACTACAGATGCAAACGTCAgccatcaaacatgtcttgaatAATCCACTGGCTCTAGGGGCAAGTAGGAAGTTAATATAAAAATTtcaccaaactattcctttaactcAAATGTTGCAAGCATCAACAACCATAAAACACCATAAACCCAAATAGGTTATACCTCTAGAGGTGTACAGAGGTCATACATGTTGTTCAGCATTTTTATACATGTACAatttaatacatgaaaagaaaaacattgaaTGGTGAAGTTATTCCAGGCATAAAATGTTGAAGACACCTCAGCATTACCACAATTAATAGCATAGCAGAAAACTTTAATCATCgcatcacatcacattttccCCCAGTCTGATTATCCAATAGTCTACTGTGCACTTGTCATTACAATTCCAAAAAACAGCAGACAACAGACCTTTGTTTCTCAGATTTTGAAGTACAATAATGTTCTCAAGTCACTACACTGCGAGGAAGGCTCGTAATCATCAGCCATTTCTGTAACACGTTCTAACTGACATTTGAACTGTTGTCCAtttatttgcattgtatttgtatttgtcttTATTGCCTTTATGTATTTCAGACTGACACGGCCATCATAGAGAATGAGATTTTGGTCTCAACAGAATTTGTGCAACTTAGTTTTAaactaaataaagaaaaataaaataaatataaaaaatatatatttaggaACCAAGGAGGGGATAGtatataatctaaaaaaaaacattttaaatgggaCATAATGGAGAGCAAACAGCCATTGGGCATTCCCATTGGTCATTATTAGGTGTTTTGAGCAGAACTTGAACGTGACATAAGCTGTAGATAGACTTGAATGACTTCTTGCAGTTGGAGTTCAGCACTTGGTGAAAATGGTGGGCCAGTAAAGTAATGCAAAGAGGAACATCTCAGCAGATGAGGTTACAAGTGTGTTTAAGCTCTAAATACCATCACacaaccatgtttttttttataaagcatTAAGACTGCATGACTGGAAACAAAAATAAGCACAAGTTCACAAATagctgtacaaaaaaaaaaaaatgaaatttacaaaaaaaaaataataataataataaaataagtaattcaTTCACAGACAGCTCTGATGGGAGTGGAGCATGCATGCACACTTTTTTCCACTCCAATGACAAGTTAGCTTCACATCACAGCCAGAGACAAAAGTGAACATTTTAACAAATGTAACTAGagtgttaagtggttgctatgcaacAGTCACTATGGGTTTAAGGTCTTTGCTGTGGAAGCTTATTTCACTTTAAGAGACTGTCTCCATACGCTGTTTTACCTCCAAAGAACACTTGTTTGGAATAACAGGAAGAGAAAGTGGAATGGCCTCATACACTTGCAACTGTAAGATTTTGTGGGAGATCTAGCAAATTGAGTTGGCCAACTGGAGTCTGCGCCCTCACAGACTCCAACTGGATGGCATAAACTCAAGTCTAAGGGCACAGCAGCGTCTACAATCTACAGTCCATTCAAAGCTCAATAAAACGGTCATACACACCTGGGcctagaaaaaaataaaaaataaaactccCCGTAGTGAAAGCAGCATGAGGACTAAGTGATAAAAAGAAACTAGAGAGCCCCAGGATGGCCAGAGAAGGATCCTTACTTTTGGCAAATCTTTTTTTTGCCTTTAAATGTCAGCAATTCATTTACCTCCATCGCACTCGCGTCTCCAAACACTAGCTGCAGTAAAAAGAACGATAAGTGCAGAGTTTTCCAAAACAATCTTAGCATGAAGATATCTCTTACAAGcttacacactcactctctaccagttaagatgatcttaCCACTAAGAAGTGTTGGAGCCAAGAATGATAATTTACTGAAGGGTAGCATTCATGAGGCTACCTTAAGCCTTTCATGACACATTCATAAAAGCATGTTCCTTCAAGCATCAATTGTAATAACATTTCGAGGTAATTTCACCTCAGAAAGTGTTACGATGACAGACAACTCATTGGAATAAGCCTTTACAAACATTTATACAGGTTGACTTCAGTGGCCATGAAACACTTACTATAGGTCGTGTAGCCTTGCGGATGCAGCCCTTATGGAAAGTGTTACCAGAAGTACTGGGTTTTAACATGCTGTTTAAGGAATGGAGTCATTTGCTAGAGTATTTCTCTAATGGGAAATGCAAACATTCCCCatgtgaatactgaatacaacATAAAGTAGGCCTTAAATCCGAAGAAGAATGGCAActtaattattacttattataaaCAATCATTACTTCTTATAGTTGGCACTTCTAAGTCTCCGTCACACAGCTCAGCTGAAATTCACTTTGCCTCATGCCTACTAATCCTTGCAAGTCAACTGAATTCAGATCCTGGTATGATTAACAGCATCAACAGACCCAATTAATTTAATCAGCTATCAAAAACGAAGGAAGAACATAAAACGTCTTTAAAGTGTTCAACAGGCATTTTTAGGCATGCCTACTGCCAGGTGCTAACAAGGTACAGAAGCAATCTGGTGTATAGagagagactcaagactcaggATCGTCCCTGCACGTGGTGCGTCCTGAACACAGTGACACACTGTATACCAGGGGTGgggaactccagtcctggagggctggatctgtgctcaagcacacctgattcgactcacctgttaattgccaggtttggtaggtgtgctggagcagggaaatcagcaaactgtgctggactccggccctCGGTTCCCCACCCCCGCTGCATGTAATGGTAATTTGTTGTGGCATTGTTCCTCCAGTGTGGAGACCACCATAAGCAATGTTGGAAGCATGACAGCCAGTGATAACACACATAGGTAAATGTGCTATGTGCTATTCATaactgaagaaaaggaagaatgCAAGAAAACCTCAAACCAGCTGAATGCACAGATACCTGTGATCTGTTCTTTCCAGAGCATGGGCCTCATTTAtcaaatttgtgcaaaacaaATGATTCTATATAACAAATCTATTAGGTTCCATTtatattaactatatatatataactcttAATTACCCTGTAGAAGTGATGGGCTTAAAGTCATATGTACAAActtacaaaatataaaaagctcCTCTTTTTAGGAACTCCTAACTCCCAATTTAGTAAACGTTGTAATCCAGTGTAACTGGGTTTAAAAGGACATATTCCTACAAGCAAAGGCAGCAATTTGATGTGGTTTCACCTCAGAAAGTGTTATGATAACAGACAACTCgttggaataagcctttataaCATTTATAAAGGTTTATTTGAGGGGTCATAACAGACTTACTAGGTATTGTGTTGCCTTGTGGACGCAGCCCTTATAAGAAGTGTTACCACAATACGTACATCTGGACTTTAACATGCTGTTAAAGGGGTGGAGGCATTTACTTTACTGTACAAGCAGTTTTCCCATGTGAATAGGGGACCATGCTTTGTTTTGGCTACTGTAATCCCTTACAGTACTGAAAATCATCAGCAACAGTGGActcttttttgtatttgataAATGAGGCCCTGTGCGCTCATGCCACCACATCATGTAAAATCActaaagataaaagaaaaggGGTGGGGCATGTTTTCAGTTACCCTGCCATGTGGAGTATCTGACCCCTCTTAAACACCCATCGAAACATTCACAGTAAAATGACACGTCACAGTAGGGTGGGAGGGAGCGGCACTGAGGTTGGCTGTGTGCTTTCCCAATGATGCACTGCATGTTGGGGAGGACATCAGGTGGGGATTTAGGGCTGAGGTgctgtttgtcctacatttcACCAGTGGTGGCCCTCACATAAGAATGGTGAGAAGGGCAACGTGTGAACtggtgtgttacagaacactcactcactctctcatttgcaaacacacacacacacacactcgttacTCGTCACTGGCAGGACACCTACAGTTTGCCCCAGCCGGTTCAGGTTTATGCTTTGATTCTTTGTGGACCTTTGTTTCTATGCCATTTCTGTCATTGTCGCCATGGTGCTTGTTGCCGATTGATTTCTAGTTTTCGGTGGTGTCAGAGGCAAGGAAACTGTTGCTATgacatctctctgtctttgtacCATTCCACAAATTCATCCAGCAACACTGGCCctacagaaaaatgaaaaaaggagtAAATTTGTGTTGTTAAACAGTGGTATGCAATTGTTTAGGCAACCCAGacaatttctgttactgtaaatagtgagtagaagatgaactgatctccaaagtTATGAACTGATTAAAGATAAAAcattcttttcaacattttgaGCAAGACTAgagttttagttttgttttgaccactttacagtaaaaaaaaaagaaaaggaacactatgcaaaggtttgggcactccAATTGCCTTGAGCTTGTCCTAAAACCTTAATTAGCTTATCAGCACTATGGCTTGTTCATAATCATTATAAGGGAAGTCCAGGAAATGTGAATTTCTAAAATTGACAAATACTCTATGCAAACCCAACAATCAGTAGCCACTAGAAcatctaagcagctgcctagcactctaaaaatttaaataattgatgCTCACAATACAGGAAAATGATGCATGAAGATAGCAATGTAAACTAGGAACAACTTACAGGGAACAGCGCTTAGGACTGCAAAAAAAGTATTCATTTGTTGTACCCAGACTTTTGCATATCGCTGTACACAAATACATCAGGGTGATATATGAGATTTACTTACAGGCCCCATCCTCATCGTAGTTGCTGAGATCTAAGTTGATGGTCCTACTGAATTCTAGAACATTGCACCACTGGTCTTTATTTACTACTTTGTACTTGGATTgctgaaaaagaaagagacaaatgCAGATTGTGGACACACAAGGAACCACTGATGAGTGCGAAACAATGTACCAGTGTAATTCTGGACTAGGAAAAACAAATCAAACTAAAACACTTAACcaaaacatttaaacagcaaTAAGCAGCTAACTTTTTTCCATCATTAAGTAAATGGGATACAACTGAGCTTAGTTGTGAACCTATAATAGCAAAAATATCTTAATTGTTGTATTTGATCATATTCATTACATACTAAATAATAGAAACTGTAGAATAGAAAACAGTAGCCATGATGGCAAAAATAGCTTTGATTTAACTCATATTAGTTCATATTAGGACATTTAAATCTTGACTATTGGTCAGATCAAATATTTGATGTCAATATATTTGTGTCTAAACTAGAGACACACTGATACAGGAATTGCAGGAAAGCCAATGCATAGacatttataaaaacaaaataggTCTAGGTcaactttaatttttttaattagcatacaatgaaaatgtatttatttatttatgttacaAATGCAGTGAAAATAATTAAATGCATACATTTTTAGCACAGTAGGTCACTGTTACCTGAACATTATGCTCTTCTGGAGTTCAATAAATGCATCATCACAAATACACATCTTTTGAAATGTCAATCAAATCTAAtcatctgtctgattctctgtGCATCAACTCTGACGGTCAAAAGCTGTACCTCTAGAAACTGGTTAAACACAGGAAACAGTGGCCAGGTCTTCCCCAACAGAAGCCCCAGCATGCACTTGGCGGTATTTAAATCTAAACTCCTCTGATCCTTCTCCTGCAAATTAACACAGACCAAGAGATCACAAGTTAGAGGTCATATATTACTTGCTCAAAACAAGTGAAggcctgtgaggatttgactgcattcagccaaaagagcattagtgaagtcaggtacTGACACTGGATGATTGTTCTGGACCACAAACACCACTGTAACTCATTCCAAAGGTAACTAATGAAGCTCCATTTGAGGAACTCTGGCTGCTCCATAGCATCCCATTCTAttagcagtgcttttctatggagattatacaagctgtgtgcacgCACAGTTAAACACTTGCATACAGTGAATACCTTTAAATAGCTGAGCTCAAATGAAACATGgttgtaaataaaaatgcttaTCATTACTGTCTATGTCCTTCAAAGCTGTTCTATCGAAACAAGGAATTCCTGAACAGAGCTGAAACTGCACTGTTTTCAGTGACATAGCTAACACTCAATACGGCTCATTCACAGGCACATTTTTCCAAGGCCTCAAACTGTTCATTTGgcatttttcatgttttgtcTGGTTGCTCAGATCTGTCTGGTGTGCTGCTGTGAAGCTGTTTTTAGTAGGTTTCAGGCTGGATAACAAGATTTTACCTGTAGGAGAGCCATTACAGGCAAAACAGACAAAGCACCACAGTCTTCCACAGTGTTGTTTTGTGGTCTGCCTATGACAAGTTCTTGGACAGCTGCAATGATCCTTTTTGCTGCATTATGAAATAACTAGACAGGAAACGGTGATTCAAAGATGAAGATACTGAGATGGATCTGCATTCACTCACCCGGGCAAAGTCAAAGGCGTATCGGTAAATGAGCTTGAAACTGGTGGCATCGTTGAGGATAGACCTCAGGTAGTCTAGAGAGTTCCTGAGTTTTTCCGTTGAGTCACATCTggaggaggacagagagagagaaaaatgggCATAAATCAAGCTCTGTAGGATGCTTAAGTAGCAGTATTCTCTATTCCTGGGTCAGTATGATGTTTGCATAGACAGCAACACCTCAATAAAATTCCCTTCTAATAAATTATAGTCATAGATATCAGATAAGGTGGGATTTGCTGCTTAATTTTTGATGCAAAAAAGAAGTGGTATAGGATATACAATAAACAGTCAAAAGTATCAGTTTGTCTTACTGCAAGGAGCCCATCCCCTTGAGCCACTCCTGAAGGGTGAAGTAGCCCATACTCTGGGCATTCAGCTTCCAGGCCAACACCAGCATCACCacctgtatatacacacacgtattcacacacacacacacacacacagacgaacACTCTCAGTCTAACCATGTTGTAATTACAAGCCACATAGATAttacagatactgaataatggcAATGGTAACCTTTACACTCTGAGTGAGCTTAGTAATTCTACTTGTGACTAGCTACAGCTAATACAGTGGAGCAAATATGCATATAATATTTAGTATGATCAATAGTGTCATACGTTCTCCGGTTCCACTCCGATATCTTCACAGAATTTCTCCATTCCTTCTGGTCCAACCACCTCATCACAACCTGACAAACAAATGCGCACACGCACATACAAACTTACACAACTAAACTACACTGTTTTTCCTTATGTTATAGAGATAAGAGCAGATATCAAACATACACCCAAATAATGTGCCTTTCCAAACTAGAGTCGGCTCATAGTAGGAATACACAATCAGTTTTGTGTCAAGATGTTTTTAGGAAACCCAGCCAAGAGGACTACATTTACTCATTCTGCTGCACatctgctctctcactctcttcagAGTTGCATATGTATTAGTAATTTTATTTCCTAAACCACAAACCTGCAAcactctttgtttgtgtgtgagtgtgtgtgtgtgtgtgtgtgtgtgttaaacttTAATGTGAGCTAGCTGTAGCCCATTATCAGGACATGATCACGTGCCATGTTCTGACTGGCATTTGAAAAAGCGCCGTATGTTTCCATGGAAACAGACTGTACACACAGCCATGGCTTCTTCTCTACTAAGCAGAACGTACCTGCGTACTCATAAAACCACTCCAGACATCTCTTATTGGAGAAAGCCTCTGTCTCCTGAATGTGTGACGGCTCCTGTTTTCTGTAAACACTGAAACCCACAGACAGGTCTAATgaaatcagcacacacacagaggcacacatacacacccttaCAGAGAGATCAATGGTTTATAAATATATGCATCCTAAACATAGAGCAATTATATTATttcatttgtggcatttagctgacgctcttatccagagtgacttacaaggtaactcgtattacagaggtaggccagtgtagtgttaggagtcttattggtgtagcgcagcatagtcacccagactgggaatcgaaccccagtcccccacatggtgtggtagctcagtggcaggtagtggtgttatctgttgcgccacaccaattaCCTGCTTACTAACAGGGTCAACATGAAACATCACAGTTACCAATTTTAAGGAGATCACCACAGAGATAATAAACAATTCCACTGATCTCATTGTAACTTGTCAACTGATTGTGTTTTTAACACAATGCTAAAGTTAAAAGAATGaatttacacctggcattaacagcgTTTCTGTTGATTGGATCATATTCGCATTTCACATGtccacatgaaaagccaggtgttcACACCCCAAGACACATTGTGACCccatccacatttaatacaagggTAAACTAAATAAATTGTTCACAATCCCCCGAAGCAGGACAGTTTGGATGAGAAACGTTGTTTACAGTAGGTAAAATGGGAACGATGTATAGGTTGGCCTGGTTTTTGCACAAGAAAGTAAAACTGGAGCCGCATTTTAAtgacaggtgtaaacagaatccgctCAAAGTAGATGCAGTACAAAGCGCGagttaatggcaggtgtaaagAGAGTCCTGAAGAGTCCTAAGAGTGAGTAAATTAACAAATGAGTAAACAGGTGAAACATGGACAACTGAAAAGGTTTGAAGGCTGAGGTTTACTTGTCCTGGCGGCTCTTCTTGGCGGACAGGTCATCTCCTGCTGTGGGCCTCCTCTTTTTCCTGGGGGGCATGGCTCTGGAGCAGCAGGCTAGGGAAGAgaatggcagagagagagagacaaatgaCAGATTCAGTCAATGGGAACTCTCTGCCTGTGGAAAGATGAGATTTGGTCAAAGAGATGACATCATTACCTGTGGCGTGAGTGTCTGGCCCAACGTCCTCGGTCAGATTCTAAACGGGTAAAGAAACACCGtcatacactcacactctcttccgcgctctctctctctctctctcacacacacacacacacacacacacacacacacacacacacacacacacacacacagatacagtgCAGCAAAGCCTGTCAACTGC
Coding sequences within it:
- the dcun1d4 gene encoding DCN1-like protein 4 isoform X1 encodes the protein MGNGDISRPLAGLQLHTNTVERFIKMHSDATNFQLNSHLSTLASIHKIYHTLHRLNLTEDVGPDTHATACCSRAMPPRKKRRPTAGDDLSAKKSRQDNVYRKQEPSHIQETEAFSNKRCLEWFYEYAGCDEVVGPEGMEKFCEDIGVEPENVVMLVLAWKLNAQSMGYFTLQEWLKGMGSLQCDSTEKLRNSLDYLRSILNDATSFKLIYRYAFDFAREKDQRSLDLNTAKCMLGLLLGKTWPLFPVFNQFLEQSKYKVVNKDQWCNVLEFSRTINLDLSNYDEDGAWPVLLDEFVEWYKDREMS
- the dcun1d4 gene encoding DCN1-like protein 4 isoform X3, with the translated sequence MPPRKKRRPTAGDDLSAKKSRQDKVCMCASVCVLISLDLSVGFSVYRKQEPSHIQETEAFSNKRCLEWFYEYAGCDEVVGPEGMEKFCEDIGVEPENVVMLVLAWKLNAQSMGYFTLQEWLKGMGSLQCDSTEKLRNSLDYLRSILNDATSFKLIYRYAFDFAREKDQRSLDLNTAKCMLGLLLGKTWPLFPVFNQFLEQSKYKVVNKDQWCNVLEFSRTINLDLSNYDEDGAWPVLLDEFVEWYKDREMS
- the dcun1d4 gene encoding DCN1-like protein 4 isoform X2, coding for MHSDATNFQLNSHLSTLASIHKIYHTLHRLNLTEDVGPDTHATACCSRAMPPRKKRRPTAGDDLSAKKSRQDKVCMCASVCVLISLDLSVGFSVYRKQEPSHIQETEAFSNKRCLEWFYEYAGCDEVVGPEGMEKFCEDIGVEPENVVMLVLAWKLNAQSMGYFTLQEWLKGMGSLQCDSTEKLRNSLDYLRSILNDATSFKLIYRYAFDFAREKDQRSLDLNTAKCMLGLLLGKTWPLFPVFNQFLEQSKYKVVNKDQWCNVLEFSRTINLDLSNYDEDGAWPVLLDEFVEWYKDREMS